The Burkholderia sp. NRF60-BP8 genomic sequence GGGAAGTATAGCGAAGGCAGTGCGGAGACGGGCGTGCTTCGTTGCCAAGATCACGGTATAGCCGGGATAGTCGTCGCATGGACGACATCAAACACCCCAACGATTTTCCACCCCTGACCATCGAGCAGATTCAGGGGCTGGCGGAATCCATCCAAGACGCGTTCGGCACTGATTTCTCGCGGGCCGAATTCACGAACCATCTGCTGGCACTGCTAGAAGACGTGCCGGGATTCGAGACTGGCGATGTCCCAGCGACGTTCATCGAGTCAGCGTGGGACATCTACTCGGGCGGTCGCTCATGAGCCGACCGCTATTCCCACTCGGTCAGGTTGTTGCAACGCGCGGCGTAGCCGCCCATCTTGAACACCACCACATTTCCGCTTTCCTGTACCTCGACCGTCACGCACACGGCGATTGGGGGAGTGTACCCGCCGAGGACGCGAAGGCGAATCACCTAGCGATCGGACACGGCGCACGCATCCTGTCGAGCTACGAGATTGCGGGTAAGTACGTTTGGATCATCACCGAGGCAGATCGGCGCATGACGACGCTGTTGTTTCCGAGCGAGTACTGAGCATGATGGGCAAGCATCCTATCGTGCCGGAGATGGCCACGCCGGGCATGATCCGTCGTCCTTTGCGTGATCTGATCGCAGGGCTTATGCAGCTTCCTACAGAGCTATCTGGGGAGCCAGACTACGCCGAAGCCGATCCAGAACGGCTGGTCCAGCTTCCCGAATCAGCGGAGCTGGCGATGCAGATCATGCATGACGGGTTGGCGTCGATTGGGCTTCTGTACGCACACACCACAGACCGGATTGCAGGAGGGCACATCAAGGCGGCTCACGCCGCAGCTCTTGGTCGGCTTCAGGCCGAAATCGCGGACCTGCTTTCATATCTCCATCGACTGTCGTCGGAGTGCCGACGCTATACGGCGGACTACGAGGGCGACTAGATCACTTGCGTCGCGCGGCCTTCACTGGCTCGACCTCGAACGCCAGCATGTCGCTCGGTGCCACGTTCAAGGTTTCGGCTAGGACGCAGATATTGTATAGCGCGATATTCCGTTGGCCACGCTCGATCCCGCCGACATACGACCGCGCCAAGCCCGATTCGAGGGCGAGTTTTTCCTGCGACCAGCCTTTCGCCTTCCGCAGTTCCACCAGCCGTTTTCCGAACAATTCGAGCGGGTCGTAATCCATCGTTGGATGTCCATGAACATCCGGTGGAGGGTATGGATTTGACCTTTATGAAGCCACTCTCTATAGTGACACGCACTATGAGTGACAGTTTGGGGTGGCGGCATGTCGCCATGCCATCAATGGTCGCCGGAAAATTACAGAAAGCCAAACGGGGTGACGGGAATGATCAAGCTGGAAATCAGTCTTACAGGAGCGGGGCCGGACGAAGCTCGTCAGCTGGAAGCTGTGCTGCGGAAGGTTCTTGCCGAAATGAAGCCGCAGTTGAAGGGTATTGAGGCGACCATTGCCGCAACTCCTGTCGCAGATCCCTATGAATCGACCAAGAAAAAGATCCTCGACCATATCAAGTGGCGGAAGATCGAAACGGCAGAGCGTCTGACCGAAGATTTCTGGGAAGTCGATATCCAGGACTGGTTGAATCCTAAGGACAAGAAGAATCTCTATTCGGCCATCGACTCGTTGTGCAAAGACGGGTATCTCGAACCCGGCGCGGATCGACGTACATATTATCTGACGAACTTCGGCTACAACGCGATCTACTGACAAAAGGCGAGGCCAGTATGTCGCACGATTCGAAGAACGGCTTCTTCGCGATGATCGATCGCCTATGGCGAGCGTTCGTAGCAATGTATTGGGTAGCAGTAATGGTGCTGCTCCCTATCGTAGCGGTGCGCGGTTTGTACGTCGCGTATCGCAGAAAACGTGCTGCCACGGACAAGCACGAACGGCGCTATTGGCGTAACGAAATCCTGTTCAACTGGTGCCTGCTGTACGGGACCGTAGTGGTCTATTACCACATCTTCCAAGACATCCTTTTCCTCCCGTTTAGCTTTCAGGCTCAGGCGCGGTTCACCGCCTACTTCGACACAATCATGGGCCTGCCGGCTGCGATTTGGTATGGTGCTTCCGGCCAGAGCGGTGTGTTCGGCGATGACCCGATGGCTCTCCTGATGCCGACGTTCTTCGGCGTCTTCATCGTGTTCCTATGCTCGTTTGCATTGAGCTGGTTGCGCGTGTTCGGCCACGTAGATGAAGCGGGCGACTGGATAGCACCGAATCGAGTCAATCGTGAGCGAATCGCTCAGTTTGAACACGAGGAAGCGCCTTCCCGAGCGCTGTCGAAACAGTGGTACATGCATAAAATGCAACACCCAAGCAATCATCCAGCTTGGGACGAACTTCCCGAAGAGAAGCGACGGAAATTGATCGAGAAATGGGAGGCGGAGAAGGCCGACCTCTGGAGAAAAATCGAAGAGTGTCCTCGGGCATCGTACTTCAGCCGATCGAAGTGACCGAGATCGAGGCGGACATGAAGTTCGGAAAGCTGTTCGAGGGAAAGGTATGGCCGGAGGTGTCGGAGCGGATCGGCGTTATGTCGGTCGATTCGCTCGATCGGCTATGGATACCCGTTGCCGAAGAAGGCGGCTATCTGATCGCAAAGTCGAGAGACGGTCAGGCGGCATTACTCGGCCGCATGGGGATGCGTTATGACGGCAAGTTCTGTATCGAAGTCATGGTGCGAGCGACCATCGAGAACGGCAGACTCTCGGTTCCCGAGTTCTGGCACGTCGATCCGACCCGGACTCAGCAGTTGTACGACGCGATGCGATACCACATCAATAAGATCGACGCAGACGGGGACCAATAATGCTTCGCCCGACACGGGAAGACTTCGCGCGGTGGGGCGAGACCGGGCTCGCGTTCTTCGGGACGTATTTGCATCCGAATCCACGGATGTACAAATACATCTGGCAGATATGGACTCCGGATTCGCCGCTCGAAGGTGCGCTGTTCTTTCAGTTTGGCCCGAAATACAGTACGGCGCAGTTCCATGAAATCGAGGCTCAGATCATCGCGGCGGGCACGTCGGGATTCATCTACAACTATAAGCTCCCACGTCGTGGACTCGATCAGCTTTTCGATCTGACGCATCCCCGCTGGGCGAATCGAGAATTCGCGCCAGCGTGGGAGGATGATCCTGATCCAGAGTGGAACGGGCACAAATAAGGACGAGCGCGCAGCCGGGATTCCAACCCCACGAACTCCGGTTTTGTACGCCTTCAATAAGTCCTCAAAGTGCCCCAAATTCAGATACGTCGGGGCCGGGTAATCCCACGATTCATACGGGATTGAGCAGCAACGAGTCGATGACTTTTACGGCCTTCCGGCTCGCGTCGTTCGGGCTGAGGTGCGCGTAGCGTTGAGTCATCTTCGGATCACTGTGGCCGAGCAAGACCGACACCTCATACAGACTGACGCCCGCCTTGACGAGCTTGCTCGCGAACGTGTGCCGGAGCGTGTGCAGGGTGACGCGCCCACCGCGTTCCTTGACGAGAACGGGATCATTGAGTCCGGCCCGCTCGATTGCCTTCTTGATCGACTTCGTGCTGTAGCCTCGTTCGTTGCCGGTGCGATCTTCAAACACGTATCGCTGCCCGGATCGACGTTCTTCCCACCGCCGACGAAGGATCGCTTCGAGTCGGGAGGTCATGTGTAGCACATCTTCGTTTCGCACCTTGCTCCGATAGAGGCTGATCGTGCACGTGTCGAGGTTGATCGCCGACCACGGAATGTTCGCGACCTCCGAGTAACGGCACCCCGTATCGAGCAGGAAAACCGTGATATCGTAGTTGTCCTGCATATTCCGTGTCATTTCGGGTGTTTGCGGTTTAGACGAGTTTATACGCGTTTTAAGCCGTTCCGGATCGAGTTCGAGCAATAACGCCGACTCGTCGTTAGAATCCAGATATCGAAGCCTATACGAAGTCCTAAGCTCTGGAAAAACGATCTCACGACTGACTTTGAATCCGAGCTTCGCCATCTCGTTGATGGTCGCTCGAAGGAGTCCGATCTCGTGTTTGATCGTCGCGGGCTTGTCGCCCTCGGCCTTGCGCTTCGCGACGAGAAGATCAACATCGCGCGTCGTCAGCTCATGCAACAGCCTGTCGGGCGACATGCCATAGCAGGGGAGCTTGGCTTTCGTACGCGGATGAAGCTTGTAGCCGAGCGTCTTTCGAACGATCGAGCACATGTTCCTGTGATAGGAAGTCTCGCTCCGCGCTTCGACATATTGTTCCAACGCATCCTTGAGCGTGATGGGCTGCGCATCCCCGAGATACTGCTCGGCGTGGGCTCGATTGCGCATCTCGCGTTCGACCTGAGCGGCCTTCGTCTTGTTTGGCGTTCCGGTCGACCCGAAGAATTTCTTGCCCTGAATCTGGAACTGGTAGTACCAATTCTTGCTGTTGTTTCGACGGATGAGTGTCATGGTGTTGCTCCTTACGGAATGTAATTGATGAGTAACACCATCCGGGCTGAGACCGGGGTATGACAACAGCTTTCGCCCATGCCAGATGCAAAAAACGGAGCGTGCGCGAGCACGATCCGTTCGGGAGAAGTCACTTACGATGGGTTATGCGGCGAGGGGCTCACCCTCGTTGTCATCGGGGCCTACATCTTCGCCGGTCATGCCCGAGAGCAGCTTGCTTTGCCAGTCGCGCTTCCGCAGCTCAAGTTCGTAGTCGTAGAACTCATGGCCGACGTAGGCCCCCGTGTTCTCGTTGAACTGGAGGTCAACGAGCAGCGTCAAACCCTGATAGACGCGATGAGGCCTAGCAGCGGGCTTGTACCCCTTATCCTGCAAAATCATGCCGAGCCGCTTGCGGGAGTAGGAGAAATTGTATTCCGCCTCGCTCCACGCCTTGAAGAACTTGTACGCGTCACCGAAGTGGATTTCGCCATCCGGATCATCGCGTGTGAATTCCAACAACCAGCTCTCGACAACATCCATTTCGCCACGGTACTCGGACACCTCGTTCGTGATGATTGCCGGCTCCTTGAGCTTGTAGCCGTTCTCACGCCATTGCTGGCAGCCCACGAGCGCCCAGTTCAGGATGCCCGGGAGTTCATCACGCAGCTTGCGCTCAAGGTCGGGGTCACGTTTCTCGGGCGGAATCGTCACCGTGAACGGGATCAGCTTCATGCGACGCCAGATGCCATGATCGTTGCCCTTGATCGTAGGCTTGTAGTTTCCGGCGAGCCAAAGCTTGAAGCGAGGCGTGAACGAGAACGCATTCTGGTAGAGCATGCGAGCGACGATGTCTTCGCCGCCCGTATACCACTTCACCGTTTTCTCGCTGAAATGGCGTCCCTCTTCGACCTCGCTCATGGCGACGAGACGTTTCCCGACGAGGCGTGCGACTTCACTGCTTGAGGCATTCGAGGACATAGCTTGCCCGCCGTTCTTGTCGAGCAACATGTCGCCGTTCGCCTGTGCTCCAAGATCTCCGAAGAGAGCCCGCAGCAAATTGAGAAAGGTTGACTTCCCGTTTGCTCCGCTGCCGAAGGCAAAGAACAGGGCATGTTCCGAGGTTTGACAGGTCAGCGTATACCCAATGGCGCGGCGCAGGTACTCCACAAGCTCGACGTTCCCGTTCATGATTTCCAGCAGGAAGGCTTCCCACCGCGGGCAGGTTGCATCCGGATCGAAGCTCACCCCCGCGGTCTGCG encodes the following:
- a CDS encoding helix-turn-helix domain-containing protein, with protein sequence MDYDPLELFGKRLVELRKAKGWSQEKLALESGLARSYVGGIERGQRNIALYNICVLAETLNVAPSDMLAFEVEPVKAARRK
- a CDS encoding site-specific integrase — translated: MTLIRRNNSKNWYYQFQIQGKKFFGSTGTPNKTKAAQVEREMRNRAHAEQYLGDAQPITLKDALEQYVEARSETSYHRNMCSIVRKTLGYKLHPRTKAKLPCYGMSPDRLLHELTTRDVDLLVAKRKAEGDKPATIKHEIGLLRATINEMAKLGFKVSREIVFPELRTSYRLRYLDSNDESALLLELDPERLKTRINSSKPQTPEMTRNMQDNYDITVFLLDTGCRYSEVANIPWSAINLDTCTISLYRSKVRNEDVLHMTSRLEAILRRRWEERRSGQRYVFEDRTGNERGYSTKSIKKAIERAGLNDPVLVKERGGRVTLHTLRHTFASKLVKAGVSLYEVSVLLGHSDPKMTQRYAHLSPNDASRKAVKVIDSLLLNPV